From a single Lentisphaera profundi genomic region:
- a CDS encoding DoxX family protein — protein sequence MKHLKSYENSPLKPADSLIASLRIFVGLVLLWKGIGFFFDQNTFIQYFANIGEFWFAPVAWLHYVFLAHLFGGICLIGGMGTRWAALMQLPILIGAVLFIHPLNPHLIANTGETALATFTLMLLTFFAVRGSGIYSIDHKMAVEEDQEQHPHAVQHA from the coding sequence ATGAAGCATCTAAAAAGCTATGAAAATAGCCCCTTAAAACCCGCAGATAGTCTCATTGCCTCACTACGAATTTTCGTCGGACTTGTTCTCTTATGGAAGGGTATCGGATTTTTTTTCGATCAAAACACTTTTATTCAGTACTTCGCTAATATTGGCGAATTTTGGTTTGCTCCTGTCGCGTGGTTGCACTATGTCTTCCTCGCACATTTATTTGGCGGGATTTGCCTCATCGGCGGCATGGGAACTCGCTGGGCGGCGCTGATGCAATTACCTATTTTGATTGGTGCAGTACTTTTCATTCATCCACTCAATCCGCACCTCATTGCTAATACCGGCGAAACTGCGCTGGCAACTTTCACGCTAATGCTACTGACTTTTTTCGCGGTTCGCGGCTCAGGAATTTATTCCATTGATCACAAAATGGCCGTCGAAGAAGATCAAGAGCAACACCCACACGCAGTACAGCATGCCTAA
- a CDS encoding LamB/YcsF family protein, protein MKINCDIGERGIANLLDRELMTLIDIANIACGGHAGDLESVKFFRQLARENDVQVSAHLSYPDKENFGRVSVVLTDDELLLSLDEQYELMNDVKWIKFHGALYNDLNNDQNLARLIYTWLKKHEIEFVLSPQNSELAKICKEKGLIQVVPEVFAERAYVFDPLKEQFSLMPRAREGAVLEELEDALRQSEDLIKGNVLSHEADSTCIKREIHGETICLHSDAKIALELAQGLRRMLA, encoded by the coding sequence ATGAAGATCAATTGTGATATAGGCGAAAGAGGAATCGCGAATTTACTTGACCGCGAATTAATGACTTTGATCGATATTGCCAATATTGCCTGTGGAGGTCATGCGGGGGATCTTGAGTCAGTTAAATTTTTTCGTCAGCTCGCAAGAGAAAATGATGTGCAAGTAAGCGCTCATCTATCCTATCCCGACAAAGAAAATTTTGGTCGTGTAAGTGTGGTGCTGACTGATGATGAACTCTTGCTTTCATTAGATGAACAATATGAATTGATGAATGATGTTAAATGGATAAAATTTCATGGAGCCTTATACAATGATCTCAATAATGATCAAAACCTGGCGCGCTTAATCTATACTTGGCTAAAAAAGCACGAGATTGAATTTGTACTTAGCCCACAAAATTCTGAATTAGCCAAAATCTGTAAAGAAAAAGGGCTTATTCAAGTTGTTCCTGAAGTATTTGCTGAGCGAGCTTATGTTTTTGATCCCCTTAAAGAGCAATTTTCTCTCATGCCCCGTGCTAGAGAAGGCGCGGTTTTAGAGGAGCTTGAAGACGCCTTGAGACAGAGTGAAGATTTGATAAAAGGTAATGTCTTAAGCCATGAGGCTGATTCTACATGTATAAAGCGTGAAATACATGGTGAGACGATTTGTCTACATTCCGACGCGAAAATTGCTTTAGAGCTTGCTCAGGGGCTAAGGAGGATGCTTGCTTAA
- the pxpB gene encoding 5-oxoprolinase subunit PxpB, which translates to MKSEREFNCQKIGDSCLLFVFFDRISIEHSRFILSLFRSLKSERDFLDLVPAYCDLAVHFNPQIISSQELTVIVRKHIENLSLELEAKVKLHKFPVIYDGEDLERVAQLTKLHRNEVIARHVAAEYTVAMIGFLPDFPYLIGLDESLHVPRLENPRAKVPAGSVAIGGEQTGIYPCNSPGGWNLIGRMDNEGLKLLEPGDKVKFFEVEHEDQL; encoded by the coding sequence ATGAAAAGTGAGCGAGAGTTTAATTGCCAAAAAATTGGTGACTCCTGCTTACTTTTTGTATTTTTTGATCGAATTTCGATTGAACATAGTCGATTCATACTAAGTCTTTTTCGCTCTTTAAAGAGTGAAAGAGACTTTTTAGATTTAGTACCTGCCTATTGTGACTTAGCGGTACATTTTAATCCTCAGATAATTAGTTCACAAGAACTTACAGTGATCGTGAGAAAGCATATAGAGAATTTATCTCTCGAGCTGGAAGCGAAAGTAAAGCTTCATAAATTCCCCGTGATCTACGATGGAGAAGATCTAGAACGTGTCGCTCAGCTCACTAAATTGCATCGCAATGAGGTGATAGCTAGGCATGTGGCGGCAGAATATACGGTAGCCATGATTGGTTTTTTGCCTGATTTCCCCTATTTAATTGGATTAGATGAATCCTTACATGTGCCACGTTTAGAAAATCCTAGAGCGAAAGTGCCTGCAGGTTCTGTAGCCATAGGCGGAGAGCAAACAGGTATATACCCATGCAACTCGCCCGGTGGGTGGAATTTAATAGGACGTATGGATAATGAGGGCTTAAAGCTTTTAGAGCCGGGAGATAAAGTCAAATTTTTTGAGGTTGAGCATGAAGATCAATTGTGA
- the asd gene encoding archaetidylserine decarboxylase (Phosphatidylserine decarboxylase is synthesized as a single chain precursor. Generation of the pyruvoyl active site from a Ser is coupled to cleavage of a Gly-Ser bond between the larger (beta) and smaller (alpha chains). It is an integral membrane protein.), translating to MDRTLLTILNLLPKNLISRFIGFFANLPMSKTLIPWFAKRYNINLEEAEKDISEYPCLNQFFTRHLKAGVRPIHQVDNPLSVVSPVDGKIAQMGEIINGTLIQAKGLDYQLNHLIGSTMEAEAFQDGYYMTIYLAPTDYHRMHHYASGFIKKMRVIPGQLFPVNVLAVNNVRNLFPINERITTYIENKIGQKSAIVKVGATVVGKIKLAYHKAESNKGLAMAKTFETPIEVTKGDELGYFAMGSTVIMLFEKDSFKVQASLKAGDAVQMGQDLGHFIDPNTQKSNSPAK from the coding sequence ATGGACCGCACTTTGCTGACAATACTCAATTTATTACCAAAAAATCTTATTAGCCGCTTCATTGGCTTTTTCGCTAACCTGCCCATGAGTAAAACTCTCATTCCTTGGTTTGCTAAACGCTACAATATTAATTTAGAGGAAGCGGAAAAGGATATTTCAGAGTATCCATGCCTCAATCAATTTTTTACGCGTCACCTCAAAGCAGGTGTACGTCCTATCCATCAAGTCGATAATCCTCTCAGTGTCGTTAGTCCCGTAGATGGTAAAATCGCTCAAATGGGCGAGATCATCAACGGCACTCTCATTCAAGCCAAAGGTCTCGATTATCAACTCAATCACCTGATTGGCTCCACTATGGAAGCCGAAGCTTTTCAAGATGGCTACTACATGACCATTTATTTAGCTCCGACTGATTATCATAGAATGCATCATTACGCTTCTGGTTTTATCAAAAAGATGAGAGTCATCCCAGGACAACTCTTCCCCGTGAACGTGCTTGCCGTTAATAACGTGCGCAACCTCTTCCCCATCAATGAACGTATCACGACCTATATTGAAAATAAAATTGGTCAGAAATCCGCTATCGTTAAAGTGGGTGCTACTGTTGTGGGCAAAATTAAATTGGCTTATCACAAAGCAGAATCAAACAAAGGTTTGGCCATGGCTAAAACTTTTGAAACCCCCATAGAAGTCACCAAAGGTGATGAATTGGGCTATTTTGCCATGGGCTCAACAGTCATCATGCTCTTTGAAAAAGATTCCTTCAAAGTTCAAGCTTCACTGAAAGCTGGAGATGCCGTTCAAATGGGTCAAGATCTTGGCCACTTTATTGATCCTAACACTCAAAAATCTAACAGCCCTGCCAAGTAA
- a CDS encoding DUF2059 domain-containing protein: MKLHLTLLLFICTLFTSQADDAYTTTLSEFLQVSGVTAGHEDIVAKLAGQLGVSTDSSKYTKLLGEQISKLNNSLSPVYQKYVSEDDLKSLIKFFKSPVGEGFVKSQPQILEKSLDVVADWQSDLKSTLITTGSELLKKKGLPFSF; the protein is encoded by the coding sequence ATGAAACTCCATCTTACTTTACTACTTTTTATCTGTACTCTTTTTACAAGTCAAGCAGACGATGCATACACCACTACTTTAAGTGAGTTCTTACAAGTCTCTGGCGTAACTGCTGGACACGAAGATATTGTCGCTAAATTAGCTGGACAGCTTGGCGTCTCCACCGACAGTTCAAAATACACTAAACTACTTGGCGAACAAATCTCAAAACTTAATAACAGCCTCTCTCCCGTATACCAAAAATACGTCAGTGAAGACGACTTGAAATCTCTTATCAAATTCTTTAAAAGTCCCGTTGGTGAAGGTTTTGTCAAATCTCAACCTCAGATCTTAGAAAAATCTCTTGACGTCGTTGCCGATTGGCAATCGGATTTGAAATCTACGCTTATAACAACGGGTAGTGAGTTGCTTAAGAAAAAAGGCCTACCTTTTTCTTTTTAA